The DNA sequence TGCCTGAATGCCGGCCTGCTGTTCTGGAAGCTGCGCAGCCAACAACTGTTCCAGCCGCAGCCAGGCTGGGCGATGTTCCTGCTCAAGCTGCTGCTGGCAGTGGGGCTGATGTCGGCGGTGTTGCTGGCTGGCATGCACTTCCTGCCGGCCTGGGAGCAGGGCAACATGCTCGAGCGCCTGCTACGCCTGGCAGCGCTGGTACTGGCCGGCGTCGTGAGCTATTTCGGCTGCCTGTACCTGTGCGGCTTCCGCCCACGGCATTTCGCCCGCAAGGCCTTGCACTAGGGCAACGGGTGGGTCAGGCGTCGGTTTTTCGCATTCCACGCCGCCCTTGGGCGCTGCTGCCTGTCACCGGCGCCCGGGTGTGGTTATAATCGGCCACTTTATGAGCAAGAAGCGCGTTATGCAGCTGGTTCGAGGTCTTCACAACCTGCGCCCCGAGCACCGGGGCTGTGTCGCCACCATTGGCAACTTCGACGGGGTTCACCGCGGCCACCAGGCGATCCTGGCGCGCCTGCGCGAGCGCGGCCAGGCCTTGGGCCTGCCAACCTGCGTGGTGATCTTCGAACCCCAACCACGCGAGTACTTCGCCCCTGATAGCGCGCCGGCGCGCCTGGCGCGCCTGCGCGACAAGATCGAGCTGCTGGCAGCCGAAGGCATCGACCAGGTCCTGTGCCTGGCATTCAACCAGCGCCTGAGCCAGCTCGGTGCCGATGCCTTCGTCAAGACCATCCTCGTCGACGGCCTGGGGGTACGCCACCTTGAAGTGGGTGATGACTTCCGCTTTGGTTGCGATCGCGCCGGTGACTTTGCCTTCCTGGTCGATGCCGGCAAGCAGTACGGCTTCTCTGTCGAGGCCGCCAATACGGTGATCCAGGACGGCCTGCGGGTCAGCAGCACCGAAGTGCGCAAGGCGCTGTCCGAGGGCAACTTCGAACTCGCCGAGCACCTGCTGGGCCGCCCCTACAGTATCAGCGGCCGCGTGCTGCACGGCCAGAAGCTGGCCCGCCAGCTCGGTACACCCACTGCCAACATCCAGCTCAAGCGCCGTCGGGTGCCGTTGTCCGGGGTCTACCTGGCCAGCATCGAGATCGACGGCAAGGCCTGGCCGGGTGTCGGCAATATCGGCGTGCGCCCCACCGTTGCCGGTGACGGGCGCCCGCACCTGGAAATTCATCTGCTGGACTATGCCGGCGACCTGTATGGCCGGCGCCTGACGGTGAAGTTCCACCACAAGCTGCGTGAAGAGCAGCGTTTCGCCTCCCTGGAGGCGCTGAAGTCGGCGATCGATGCGGATATCGCCGCCGCACGTGCACATTGGCACGCTCAACCGTTAACGAAGAGCCTGAAATGACCGACTACAAAGCCACGCTAAACCTTCCGGACACCGCCTTCCCCATGAAGGCCGGCCTGCCACAGCGCGAACCGCAGATCCTGCAGCGCTGGGACAGCATTGGCCTGTACCAGAAGCTGCGCGAAATTGGCAAGGATCGTCCCAAGTTCGTCCTGCACGACGGCCCGCCCTATGCCAACGGCAAGATTCACATCGGTCATGCGCTGAACAAGATCCTCAAGGACATGATCGTCCGTTCCAAGACCCTGGCCGGCTTCGATGCGCCTTACGTGCCGGGTTGGGACTGCCATGGCCTGCCGATCGAGCACAAGGTCGAGGTCACCCACGGCAAGCACCTGTCCGCCGACCGCACCCGCGAGCTGTGCCGCGAGTATGCCGCCGAGCAGATCGAAGGGCAGAAGACCGAGTTCATTCGCCTGGGCGTGCTGGGTGACTGGGAC is a window from the Pseudomonas anuradhapurensis genome containing:
- the ribF gene encoding bifunctional riboflavin kinase/FAD synthetase; amino-acid sequence: MQLVRGLHNLRPEHRGCVATIGNFDGVHRGHQAILARLRERGQALGLPTCVVIFEPQPREYFAPDSAPARLARLRDKIELLAAEGIDQVLCLAFNQRLSQLGADAFVKTILVDGLGVRHLEVGDDFRFGCDRAGDFAFLVDAGKQYGFSVEAANTVIQDGLRVSSTEVRKALSEGNFELAEHLLGRPYSISGRVLHGQKLARQLGTPTANIQLKRRRVPLSGVYLASIEIDGKAWPGVGNIGVRPTVAGDGRPHLEIHLLDYAGDLYGRRLTVKFHHKLREEQRFASLEALKSAIDADIAAARAHWHAQPLTKSLK